TAATTTTAGGTTATGCCAGTATTCGATTTAAGGTGGAAGGCGACCCATTGGTTGATCAAATCGATGAAATATTGCCCCAAACTCAATGTGGACAATGTGGCTACCCTGGTTGCAAACCCTATGCAGAAGCCATTGCTAATGGTGATGAAATTAATAAATGCCCCCCAGGTGGTGAGTCGACCATAAAAAAACTTGCCGATTTGATGGGGGTAGAACCAAAACCTCTCGATGCGGCTCACGGCGAAGAAGATACGAAAAAAGTCGCCTTCATTCGAGAAGACGAATGTATTGGTTGTACCAAGTGTATTCAAGCATGCCCCGTTGACGCCATATTAGGTGCAGCAAAGCATATGCATACAGTGATTGTTGAAGAGTGTACGGGCTGCGATTTATGTGTAGATCCCTGCCCAGTAGACTGTATCGATATGGTGCCTGTTACACCAACCACAGCAACATGGAAGTGGGATTTTTCCTCATCACCTAAAGGTGACATTCCAATTAAAATGGTGTCGTAAGCGTTGAACTACCCAGATTTTGATAACATTATTGAACGCCTAAATTCAGGGAAACTCTTTTCGTTCCCAGGCGGCGTGCACCCTGATGATAAAAAGAGACTGTCGAACAAGGCCGCTATTGTGCAGCCAACAATGCCAGATCTGCTCACATTGCCTATACGTCAACATGTGGGTTCAGAAGGTATATGCTGCGTAAACGTAGGTGACTATGTTTACAAAGGCCAAGCGCTATCTAATGCTACAACACCTTACGCTGTGCCAGTGCATGCGCCCACCTCGGGGCATATCGTTGCTATAGCACCTCACGTGGTTGCTCATCCTAGTGGTCTTACGGAAATGTGCGTTAGCATTAAGCCCGATGATAAAGATACGTGGGGCGAGCTATCACCTTTAGCTGATTATACTGGGGTAGATAAAAATACGATTGTAGATGCCATCTGCCAAGCCGGCATTTCTGGCATGGGAGGCGCAGGCTTTCCTACCCATATTAAAACCGCCACCAGTAAGCCCGTTGAGTTTTTAGTGCTAAACGGCGTTGAGTGCGAACCTTACATTACTGCAGATGATCGCCTTATGCGCGAACACGCGTGGCAGATTCGCCAAGGCTTAGACATTTTAGCGCATATTATTGAGCCTAAAGCGATTGTTATTGCCATTGAAGATAACAAGCCTGAAGCCATTCAAGCACTTAATATAGCCTGCCAAGACAAGGATGCGTATCGGGTAGTACCTATTGAAACGAAATACCCTGCAGGTGGTGAGAAACAATTAATTCAAGTTATCACGGGCCGCGAAGTGCCCCGTAACGGTCTTCCGGCAGACATTGGCGTCATGATGTTTAACGTGGGGACCTGTTTTGCCATTGCCGATGCTATTTTACACGGTAAGCCACTTATTGAACGTATTGTCACGGTAACCGGTGATGCCGTAGCTAAGCCTGCTAATTTTCGAGCTTTACTTGGTACACCAGTAAAGCACTTGCTAGAAGAAGCCAGCTACCAAGCTAAAAAGCAAACGTCGCCTAAAGTGATTATGGGCGGCCCTATGATGGGCTTTGCCTTGGCGGATGCCACCATACCTGTGGTGAAAACCACTAACTGTTTATTAGTACCCAGCAAAAAAGAACTGGTAGACGATAACGCCGAACGCCCGTGTATTCGTTGTAGTGCGTGTGCTGACGCATGCCCTGTTTCTTTACTACCACAACAAATGTTTTGGCACGCCAAAGCAAAAGAATACGACAAAGCTGAAGACTACGATCTTTTCGACTGTATCGAATGTGGTGCTTGTGCGTATGTATGCCCCAGTGAAATACCTTTGGTTCATTATTACCGCCAAGCTAAATCTGAAATACGATTGCAACGAGACGAAAAGAACAAAGCAGAAAAAGCGAAACAACGTTTTGAAGCGCGAAACGAGCGCCTAGAACGGGAAAAAGAAGAGCGTGAAGCCAAACACCGCCGCGCTAAAGAAGCACGACTTGCTGCAAAGAATAATTCCGATAGCCAATCTGCATCACCAGCCCCTTCTACAGAGCAAAATAGCTCTAAAGATAAAGTCGCGGCTGCATTAGCCAGAGCCAAAGCGAAAAAAGCAGCCCTTCAGAGCGCTAATTCTGACGAAACAAGCGTAGCTGACGCAAAACCTGCAGCCACAAATAGCACAAGCACTACCGCAAGCTCACCTGCTGATGATAAAAAAGCGCAAGTTGCCGCCGCCATAGCACGCGCTAAAGCTAAAAAAGCCCAGAAGCTTAAAGAATCGGCGTCTGAAGCACCTAAATCTGATGAAGTTTTTTCAGAATCTCAATCGACAGCACAGACAGATCAACAAGCGACTGAAACCCAAGTTGAAAACCAAGCTGAAAATGTAAGCACGGCTGCCGACGATAAGAAAGCGCAAGTTGCCGCCGCCATCGCGCGAGCAAAAGCCAAAAAAGCAGCACGCCAACAACTAGACGAAAGCAGCGCTGAAGTAATTGGAAGCGATTTACCACAAAGTCAGGCAAAGGAAGAGGCTTCTACCTCAGCTTCATCAACGCAACTGCAAGATGAGAAAAAAGCCCGGGTTGCCGCCGCAATTGCTAAAGCAAAAGCTAAGAAAGCAGAATTACAAAAACAGCAGAGCCGTGGCGATTTAAAAGCGCCTAAAACAGCGTCAGATGATGCTGAAGGTACTGTTGAAGCTAAAGCTAGCCATATTGATACAGAACACGAAAAGCCTCTTGAAAGGCCAAACAGTAGTGTTGACAATGTCGAAAAAGCGTCAAACAACGAAACCACGAACACCGCGGATGACAAGAAAGCCAGAATAGCTGCGGCGGTAGCAAAAGCTAAAGCGAAAAAACGTTTAGCGGAAATTCAGAAAACGCAAACTGATGATTCAGGCACTGCTAGTCAAGATGTTGAGCCTGAGCAGGTAAAGGTATCAGAGAAAGCCGAGTTACCTACCCCTACAAGCGAAGCCGAGCAAACCGCTCCACAATCAGTACTATCTGAAGAAGCAAACGATCCTGCTCTTGAGAAAAAAAGCCGTATTGCAGCGGCCGTCGCTAAGGCTAAAGCAAAAAAAGCAGCGGCAGAAAGTGAGAACAATCAATCATGAAATTAATCTTATCGAGTTCTCCCTATCAAAGAGTGAAGCGCGATACTGGCCAGGTCATGCGCTTGGTCATTTATGCCATGGTGCCTGGTATTATTGCTCAAACCGTATTTTTTGGATGGGGTACACTCATTCAAGCCTTTTTAGCGGTCGCCAGTGCCCTCGTTTTTGAAGGGGTTATCCTCTGGTTACGTAAACGCCCTATCGAGCGTACGTTAACCGACTACTCCGCCATACTAACCGGCCTGCTAATTGCTATTAGCATTCCGCCTACACTGCCATGGTGGATGACGATTACAGGCGTATTTTTCGCCATTGCCGTCGCCAAACAAGTATACGGTGGCTTAGGGTTTAACATTTTCAATCCAGCGATGATTGGCTATGTAGTACTGTTAATTTCATTCCCGGCCGCCATGAGTTTATGGTTACCCCCGCAGCACCTAGCTAGCTTAACACCTAGCTTCTTAGACTCTGCGGCACTTATTTTTACCGACTTTTCGACCACAGGTTACGATGTTACCCAGTTACGGACTGTGGCAGACGGTGTAACAATGGCCACACCGCTCGACACCCTAAAAACTGACTTAACCTTGGGTATTACGTACTCAGAATCATTGCTCAGACCTATTTTTTCCACGGGGCTATTTCAATCTGCTGGTGCAGGTTGGGGATGGGTAAGTTTAAGTTATTTACTCGGCGGCCTGTGGCTTGTGAAGTTAAGAGTGATTAGCTGGCATATTCCAGGCAGCATGTTGGCGTCAGTGGCGGTTTTTGCATTATTGCTTTATATGATTGATGCCGATCATTATGCATCGCCGCTTTTTCATCTCATTAACGGTGCAGTGATGGTAGGCGCATTCTTTATTGCCACCGACCCGGTATCTGCGTCAACCACACCAAAAGGGCGCATAATTTATGGCGCAGCCATTGGCTTTTGGGTGGTTATTATTCGAGTTTTTGGCGGTTACCCAGACGCCATTGCTTTTGCAGTCATTATTATGAATATGGTCGTGCCGCTGATTGATTACTATACCCGCCCCCGTACATACGGGCATCAGGTTACTAAGAAAGCAAGGCGAGTAGAGTAAATGGTAAAAGAGACGCTAGTAAAAAATGGTTTGATGCTAAGTGCGTTTGCGATAATTGGTACTGCGCTCATCGCCCTCACCTATAACGGTACAGCCGAACGTATTGCACAGCAACAAAAGCAAAAATTGCTTAGTATATTAAATGAAGTGGTGCCGCATGAGTTACATGACAATGAGCTTTATGCTGATTGCACGGCGGTGGTAAGCTCCAATTTAGGCACCCAAGAACCTCATACGGTTTATCGAGCACGGATAAACGGCGAACCTACAGCTCTAGCCATTGAAGCTACCGCACCAGATGGTTATAGCGGTGATATTGCGCTGGTCATTGGGGTAGATACGCAAATGAATGTGCTTGGTGTTCGCGTGTTAGAGCATAAAGAAACCCCAGGACTGGGTGATAAAATAGAATTGTCGATCAGCGATTGGATAACGTCATTCACCGGAAAACACTTTTCAGTAAGTGCCTTGCCTGTATGGCAAGTGAAAAAAGACGGCGGTGAGTTCGATCAATTCACTGGTGCCACAATAACGCCGCGAGCGGTGGTTAGCGCGGTTAAAAATGCACTGCTTTACGTGCAAGATAACCAACAAACTTTATTTTCCGCTCCTAATATGTGCGGTATTGAAAATGACGTATTACCAACCAATGAGGTGTTAAGCGAATGACAGATTATCGCGACCTTACCCTCCAAGGTATTTGGAAGAACAACCCTGCCCTAGTGCAACTTCTAGGCTTATGCCCTTTGCTGGCGGTAACCGCCACCTTTATAAATGGACTAGGGTTAGGCTTAGCTACCACGCTAGTATTGATTGGCAGTAACGTTACCGTTTCATTGGTACGGAATATTGTTCGAAACGAAATACGCATTCCTGTATTTGTTATGATTATTGCCGCCTTTGTTACCATAGTGCAGCTTTTAATGAACGCCTTTACCTACGAGTTATACCTTGCGCTGGGCATATTCATTCCGTTGATTGTTACTAACTGCGCAATCATCGGTAGAGCGGAAGCTTTTGCCTCTAAAAACAGTGCGGGCGCATCAGCATATGATGGCCTAGTGATGGGATTAGGGTTCACCTTCGTACTTGTTGTGCTTGGCGGTATGCGAGAAATTTTAGGTGCTGGAACCTTGTTCGCAGGTGCCGACAGGCTATTCGGCAGCATTGCCAGTAACTGGACACTCACCTTATTTGAAACCGATTCTCCTTTCTTGCTAGCAATATTGCCTCCCGGTGCGTTCTTGGGCATGGGGCTTTTAATTGCTTTTAAGAATATGATTGATGCTCGAATAGCAGCCCGCGAGACTACGGTAAAAGAAAAAGCCACTCGCGCACGTGTTACCGCTGAAGCATAACGAAATCTAAGTGGCGAGTTGCGAGTTGCGAGTTGCGAGTTGCGAGTTGCAGAGAATATCACCAAGCCCGAGTGGAAAAAGAACGAGCTAAATAAAAATGAATAACACAAAAAGACGTGAAATCTTAACCCGACTTCGGGACGATAACCCCCACCCTACCACTGAGCTTAATTTCTCCACGCCCTTTGAGCTGTTGGTCGCGGTCACTTTATCGGCGCAATCTACCGATGTTGGCATAAACAAAGCCACGGACAAACTTTTTCCCGTTGCCAATACAGCC
The nucleotide sequence above comes from Alteromonas naphthalenivorans. Encoded proteins:
- the rsxB gene encoding electron transport complex subunit RsxB — translated: MTMTYAIIALGALALLFGLILGYASIRFKVEGDPLVDQIDEILPQTQCGQCGYPGCKPYAEAIANGDEINKCPPGGESTIKKLADLMGVEPKPLDAAHGEEDTKKVAFIREDECIGCTKCIQACPVDAILGAAKHMHTVIVEECTGCDLCVDPCPVDCIDMVPVTPTTATWKWDFSSSPKGDIPIKMVS
- the rsxC gene encoding electron transport complex subunit RsxC, which codes for MNYPDFDNIIERLNSGKLFSFPGGVHPDDKKRLSNKAAIVQPTMPDLLTLPIRQHVGSEGICCVNVGDYVYKGQALSNATTPYAVPVHAPTSGHIVAIAPHVVAHPSGLTEMCVSIKPDDKDTWGELSPLADYTGVDKNTIVDAICQAGISGMGGAGFPTHIKTATSKPVEFLVLNGVECEPYITADDRLMREHAWQIRQGLDILAHIIEPKAIVIAIEDNKPEAIQALNIACQDKDAYRVVPIETKYPAGGEKQLIQVITGREVPRNGLPADIGVMMFNVGTCFAIADAILHGKPLIERIVTVTGDAVAKPANFRALLGTPVKHLLEEASYQAKKQTSPKVIMGGPMMGFALADATIPVVKTTNCLLVPSKKELVDDNAERPCIRCSACADACPVSLLPQQMFWHAKAKEYDKAEDYDLFDCIECGACAYVCPSEIPLVHYYRQAKSEIRLQRDEKNKAEKAKQRFEARNERLEREKEEREAKHRRAKEARLAAKNNSDSQSASPAPSTEQNSSKDKVAAALARAKAKKAALQSANSDETSVADAKPAATNSTSTTASSPADDKKAQVAAAIARAKAKKAQKLKESASEAPKSDEVFSESQSTAQTDQQATETQVENQAENVSTAADDKKAQVAAAIARAKAKKAARQQLDESSAEVIGSDLPQSQAKEEASTSASSTQLQDEKKARVAAAIAKAKAKKAELQKQQSRGDLKAPKTASDDAEGTVEAKASHIDTEHEKPLERPNSSVDNVEKASNNETTNTADDKKARIAAAVAKAKAKKRLAEIQKTQTDDSGTASQDVEPEQVKVSEKAELPTPTSEAEQTAPQSVLSEEANDPALEKKSRIAAAVAKAKAKKAAAESENNQS
- the rsxD gene encoding electron transport complex subunit RsxD yields the protein MKLILSSSPYQRVKRDTGQVMRLVIYAMVPGIIAQTVFFGWGTLIQAFLAVASALVFEGVILWLRKRPIERTLTDYSAILTGLLIAISIPPTLPWWMTITGVFFAIAVAKQVYGGLGFNIFNPAMIGYVVLLISFPAAMSLWLPPQHLASLTPSFLDSAALIFTDFSTTGYDVTQLRTVADGVTMATPLDTLKTDLTLGITYSESLLRPIFSTGLFQSAGAGWGWVSLSYLLGGLWLVKLRVISWHIPGSMLASVAVFALLLYMIDADHYASPLFHLINGAVMVGAFFIATDPVSASTTPKGRIIYGAAIGFWVVIIRVFGGYPDAIAFAVIIMNMVVPLIDYYTRPRTYGHQVTKKARRVE
- the rsxG gene encoding electron transport complex subunit RsxG, producing the protein MVKETLVKNGLMLSAFAIIGTALIALTYNGTAERIAQQQKQKLLSILNEVVPHELHDNELYADCTAVVSSNLGTQEPHTVYRARINGEPTALAIEATAPDGYSGDIALVIGVDTQMNVLGVRVLEHKETPGLGDKIELSISDWITSFTGKHFSVSALPVWQVKKDGGEFDQFTGATITPRAVVSAVKNALLYVQDNQQTLFSAPNMCGIENDVLPTNEVLSE
- a CDS encoding electron transport complex subunit E produces the protein MTDYRDLTLQGIWKNNPALVQLLGLCPLLAVTATFINGLGLGLATTLVLIGSNVTVSLVRNIVRNEIRIPVFVMIIAAFVTIVQLLMNAFTYELYLALGIFIPLIVTNCAIIGRAEAFASKNSAGASAYDGLVMGLGFTFVLVVLGGMREILGAGTLFAGADRLFGSIASNWTLTLFETDSPFLLAILPPGAFLGMGLLIAFKNMIDARIAARETTVKEKATRARVTAEA